A region from the Metopolophium dirhodum isolate CAU chromosome 9, ASM1992520v1, whole genome shotgun sequence genome encodes:
- the LOC132951707 gene encoding uncharacterized protein LOC132951707 produces the protein MNLTFIHINYGFLPTTIIQLEKQKLPLHESIVTVKSVENKLEHIIDEAGTAIKEKLKNVLKKNCGFNDLKKISSILTGESTSIEGLPEDLNGNDLAHFKYATSSDVERSFSRYKNVLTDNRRLIKIENIKKVLVIQCNTFTD, from the exons ATGAACTTAACTTTCattcatataaattatggttttttaccgacaacaataatacaacttgaaaaacaaaaactccCGTTACATGAGTCAATAGTGACAGTGAAATCCGTCGAAAATAAGTTAGAGCACATTATTGACGAGGCAGGCACTGCaatcaaagaaaaattaaaaaatgttttgaaaaaaaactgtggttttaatgatttaaaaaaaatatcaagcatTTTAACTGGTGAATCAACGTCAATAGAAGGACTACCAGAAGACTTAAATGGGAATGACTTGGCTCACTTTAAATACGCAACTTCATCGGATGTTGAAAGAAGTTTTTCGCGCTACAAAAATGTACTTACAGACAACCGTCGTTTGATTAAGatagaaaatatcaaaaaagttCTGGTTATTCAATGCAATACATTTACAG attga
- the LOC132953034 gene encoding uncharacterized protein DDB_G0283357-like, with the protein MIIFMTGLPHHLYTVLKSRNPSTLEQCFKTAIDEMLEYESKVEMDKLQRQIGNGKQADVNNEEKRQNGGNTNNAVNRGGNGNSNQSNRNNNFNGYNNRYVNHNNRNNYGNNNQSGYGSHMVNRGGHRGGNGYGQNFNGNNVQQNNINRGTGCYTCGRSNHIARDCWSNRPNVQQNTYSNNRVNGTRHASNNNNVRRDNNNTQGVLCSYCNKIGHEISNCYTKQKNERSTSGNANGPSPVGVRLVQEIVQDPHTGFSTSQQN; encoded by the coding sequence ATGATCATATTTATGACAGGGTTACCTCATCACTTATATACAGTACTGAAAAGTCGAAATCCCAGTACATTGGAACAATGTTTCAAAACGGCGATCGATGAGATGCTCGAATATGAGTCAAAAGTAGAAATGGACAAATTGCAGAGACAAATTGGTAATGGAAAACAGGCAGACGTCAATAACGAGGAAAAACGACAAAATGGTGGTAATACAAATAACGCAGTTAATCGCGGAGGAAACGGTAATTCAAATCAAagcaatagaaataataatttcaacggGTATAACAACCGATATGTTAATCACAACAACCGCAATAACTATGGGAATAATAATCAGAGCGGATATGGCTCACACATGGTTAATCGCGGCGGTCATCGAGGCGGAAACGGCTATGGACAGAATTTCAATGGCaataatgtacaacaaaataatattaaccgagGCACCGGATGCTACACTTGTGGTAGATCTAATCACATAGCACGAGATTGCTGGAGCAATCGACCTAATGTGCAACAAAATACGTATAGCAATAATCGTGTAAACGGCACGCGCCATGCGAGCAACAACAATAATGTTCGTAGGGACAATAACAATACTCAGGGCGTACTTTGCAGTTACTGCAATAAAATAGGTCATGAAATTTCAAACTGTTATACAAAACAGAAAAACGAAAGAAGCACGTCGGGAAACGCCAACGGACCATCACCAGTGGGAGTCAGATTGGTCCAAGAAATAGTTCAAGACCCACACACAGGATTTTCCACATCACAGCAAAATTAA